A stretch of Romeriopsis navalis LEGE 11480 DNA encodes these proteins:
- a CDS encoding toxin-antitoxin system HicB family antitoxin has protein sequence MSKSIPAQPTVRSSSMAHTPNEESKAKKTFSGKLPFRTTSEKHEDIYHAAKREGMSINAWMDKSLAAAAQHVPVETEAADATAADAMNWLMQADPQGFFKLIDQVQPRLKQQKVNDAVLWLSHVQKLLKDFDRLQNHFPNAIRFSVYLEQSVIPELAQLQDVPPNQQFLKLCARLMDGFAMQGADRNLDFRILISFIDDLNTLRNELINMEIVYLLEALLELSQCLEDLFDKYLEK, from the coding sequence GTGTCTAAATCAATCCCAGCTCAGCCCACTGTCCGTAGTTCATCTATGGCGCATACACCGAACGAAGAGTCAAAGGCGAAGAAGACTTTTTCTGGAAAGCTTCCCTTCAGGACGACTTCGGAAAAACATGAAGATATCTATCATGCTGCTAAACGCGAGGGCATGAGCATTAATGCATGGATGGATAAAAGTCTGGCAGCAGCAGCACAGCATGTGCCGGTTGAGACTGAAGCTGCGGATGCAACTGCTGCCGATGCAATGAATTGGCTCATGCAAGCTGATCCTCAGGGCTTTTTTAAATTGATTGATCAAGTTCAGCCGCGGCTCAAGCAGCAGAAGGTTAATGATGCTGTGTTGTGGCTGAGCCATGTCCAAAAGCTGTTGAAAGACTTCGATCGCCTACAGAATCATTTCCCCAACGCAATTCGATTTTCGGTTTACTTAGAGCAATCAGTGATTCCAGAGTTGGCGCAACTCCAAGATGTGCCACCAAATCAGCAATTCCTCAAATTGTGTGCACGGTTGATGGATGGATTTGCGATGCAAGGTGCGGATCGAAATTTAGATTTTCGGATCCTAATCAGCTTCATTGATGACTTAAATACGCTTAGAAATGAATTAATAAATATGGAAATTGTGTATTTACTTGAAGCACTTTTAGAATTATCTCAGTGTCTAGAAGACCTGTTTGATAAATATCTTGAAAAATAA
- a CDS encoding DUF4114 domain-containing protein, whose product MKPMRLSESLIDFFQSKDQLLQDIDPASDLAVLWIEQVYAALEIIANSQKYRLLVSEAQLEQLALSDLAEAQSADFIAIHGAEAASSYDEFVASWRAEFESLGMVAVDQFPADAQPVEFRDLFSIAYLVLLENIWHLVPLGALDGALDQLPTSLLPGGQPLGGSSAITSTSFVAAIAIAIALIAMNAVKTVENVSPVPVPNLFAKAEAAGSSDNSAGKATSGKLHESNERDAKLANAQSNKSNRSNAKAATGNSAKGSSGHAASEPTAVSPEPWELTTALTLLSGLSLAGYFTLANSLKVQDPRNALDRNTATNSRSSEVAPEISVAAVDALVAPTTVAASENGIEQGNAFSRFVRQAIATLAEEFSPNITIQGVLNVIPEFLFGAPARAADLPPAVLPEDLQIDGLNEPIVTAADDPSVDVQSIGSNNPNSPSDPDSPDDEPGSPAGSANPDNPNSPNQPVSPTGSANPDSPDDLGSPTDSSNPANPDSPNQPGSPMGPSNPVNPSFPNQSDSPSNPANPDSPNQPGSPTSPNQPGLPNQPGSPIPDSLDDAASPTGPSNPANPGSPNQPGSPTGPTNPVNPHSPTDSGSPTGPNQPDSPSNPANPGSPNQPGDGHSPTCPLPDQNPTIEPGTNHPLPTQPFPIDGTFTVGASGKVSFDFVFDGGDYTGQFGIFNLVGMNQYADDSTAFAQEAIRRSLSQSNLGYVVIDDVAEGANPQVDLGGAANFNHGEYLGAKTFQLEAGAQYGFMFVPNGAIDASSVNSLGDDAPLFSTPAAHHSDLFGQSLFASVTPNVITIEDIHQEYSDRDYNDMVVEIKGVTLHLTPIADVINPQRDWTQSTQLPSGRTSSQWSQPNPLQPQPLDTLGLPPVDGQYGINDPNRLF is encoded by the coding sequence ATGAAGCCCATGCGCCTGTCTGAAAGTCTGATCGACTTTTTTCAATCGAAAGATCAGCTGTTGCAGGATATTGATCCTGCGAGTGATTTGGCAGTGCTTTGGATTGAGCAGGTTTACGCGGCTTTAGAAATAATTGCTAATTCTCAAAAATACCGGTTGCTCGTTAGCGAAGCGCAACTTGAACAGTTGGCTTTGTCTGATTTGGCTGAAGCGCAATCAGCCGATTTCATCGCGATACATGGGGCAGAGGCTGCTTCAAGCTATGACGAGTTCGTTGCGAGTTGGCGTGCCGAATTTGAATCTTTAGGAATGGTAGCGGTTGATCAGTTTCCTGCCGATGCCCAGCCAGTGGAGTTTAGGGATTTGTTCTCGATCGCCTATTTGGTGCTGCTGGAAAATATCTGGCATTTGGTGCCACTGGGGGCATTGGATGGAGCCTTAGATCAGCTGCCGACTTCTCTACTGCCAGGAGGTCAGCCGTTAGGGGGTAGTAGCGCAATTACTAGTACCAGTTTCGTCGCGGCAATTGCCATTGCTATTGCCTTGATCGCGATGAATGCGGTTAAAACGGTTGAGAATGTTTCCCCTGTTCCTGTTCCTAACCTTTTTGCAAAAGCAGAGGCCGCTGGTTCATCGGATAACTCCGCTGGTAAAGCGACTTCGGGGAAATTGCATGAATCGAATGAGCGTGACGCAAAGTTAGCTAATGCGCAATCTAATAAATCAAACCGTTCCAACGCTAAAGCTGCGACTGGTAATAGTGCGAAAGGTTCGAGTGGCCATGCTGCATCTGAACCCACGGCTGTTTCACCAGAGCCGTGGGAGTTGACGACTGCACTTACGCTGTTGTCTGGATTGTCTTTGGCGGGATATTTTACGCTTGCGAATAGCCTCAAAGTGCAAGACCCTAGGAATGCGCTTGATCGTAATACTGCGACAAATTCTCGCTCTAGTGAGGTTGCGCCAGAAATTTCTGTTGCTGCGGTTGACGCATTAGTTGCACCCACTACTGTCGCCGCTTCCGAGAATGGGATTGAGCAAGGTAATGCATTCAGTCGATTTGTCCGACAGGCGATCGCGACTCTCGCTGAAGAGTTTTCGCCAAATATTACTATTCAGGGTGTGTTGAATGTAATTCCAGAGTTCTTGTTTGGGGCGCCGGCGAGAGCGGCTGACTTGCCGCCTGCGGTGTTGCCAGAAGATCTTCAGATTGATGGTTTAAATGAGCCGATCGTCACTGCAGCGGATGATCCTTCAGTAGATGTTCAATCGATTGGTTCGAATAATCCTAACTCACCTAGCGATCCCGATTCCCCAGATGATGAGCCTGGTTCGCCAGCCGGATCAGCTAATCCCGATAATCCGAATTCTCCGAATCAACCTGTTTCGCCAACAGGTTCTGCTAATCCCGATAGTCCGGATGATCTTGGCTCACCGACTGACTCCAGTAACCCAGCCAATCCTGATTCCCCGAATCAACCTGGTTCACCAATGGGTCCAAGTAATCCAGTCAATCCGAGTTTCCCGAATCAATCTGATTCCCCGAGTAATCCGGCTAATCCTGATTCCCCGAATCAACCTGGTTCACCAACGAGTCCGAATCAGCCGGGTCTGCCGAATCAACCTGGTTCGCCCATTCCCGACTCCCTGGATGATGCTGCTTCTCCCACTGGTCCAAGTAATCCAGCCAATCCTGGTTCCCCGAATCAACCTGGTTCGCCAACGGGGCCAACTAATCCAGTAAATCCCCATTCTCCGACTGATTCTGGCTCACCCACTGGCCCGAATCAACCTGATTCACCGAGCAATCCAGCCAATCCTGGTTCCCCGAATCAGCCTGGTGATGGACATTCTCCAACTTGTCCGCTTCCTGACCAGAATCCAACGATCGAGCCTGGAACAAATCATCCACTTCCGACTCAGCCTTTCCCTATAGATGGGACATTCACAGTTGGGGCGAGTGGCAAAGTTAGCTTTGACTTTGTGTTTGACGGTGGCGATTACACGGGGCAGTTTGGCATATTCAATTTGGTTGGAATGAATCAATATGCCGATGATTCGACTGCGTTTGCGCAAGAGGCGATTCGTCGGAGTTTAAGCCAGTCGAATTTGGGATATGTTGTGATCGACGACGTGGCTGAAGGTGCGAATCCACAGGTTGACTTGGGTGGCGCGGCGAACTTCAATCATGGAGAATATCTGGGCGCGAAAACCTTCCAATTGGAGGCAGGGGCGCAGTACGGCTTCATGTTTGTGCCAAATGGCGCGATCGATGCAAGTTCCGTTAATTCGTTGGGCGACGATGCACCGCTATTCTCGACCCCCGCAGCGCATCATAGCGATTTGTTTGGTCAATCTCTCTTTGCCAGTGTGACGCCGAACGTGATTACGATCGAGGATATCCATCAGGAGTATTCCGATCGCGACTACAACGATATGGTGGTTGAAATTAAGGGTGTGACACTGCATCTAACGCCGATTGCGGATGTGATTAATCCGCAGCGTGACTGGACGCAATCAACTCAGCTGCCATCGGGTCGGACAAGCAGTCAATGGTCGCAGCCAAATCCCTTGCAACCGCAGCCATTGGATACATTAGGCTTGCCTCCAGTGGATGGACAATATGGCATCAATGACCCGAATCGATTGTTTTGA
- a CDS encoding 2Fe-2S iron-sulfur cluster-binding protein: protein MTVQVHFLPDDVKTTAEVGESLLKVADRAGVLIPTGCLMGSCHACEVEMNNEDVRSCITAIPPGDELITVHLFSDPTW from the coding sequence ATGACCGTTCAAGTACATTTCCTCCCCGACGATGTCAAAACAACCGCAGAAGTCGGCGAATCGCTGTTAAAAGTCGCGGATCGGGCCGGAGTTCTGATTCCCACGGGTTGTCTGATGGGATCTTGTCATGCTTGCGAAGTCGAAATGAACAATGAGGACGTCCGCAGCTGTATCACGGCAATTCCCCCCGGCGATGAGTTGATCACAGTACATTTATTTAGTGACCCGACTTGGTAA
- the trmD gene encoding tRNA (guanosine(37)-N1)-methyltransferase TrmD, producing the protein MRFDIVSLFPDFFESPLKSGLLGRALNKGIAEVKLTNPRDFTTDKHRKVDDEPYGGGVGMLMKPEPIFAAIEALPILPKREIIYMTPQGEPMRQALFKELTTFDQVILLCGHYEGVDERVMSIVTREVSLGDFVLTCGEIPALALLNGTIRLLPGTIGKSDSLKYESFEGEGLLDYPHYTRPPEFRGMEVPPVLRSGNHAEIAKWRYQQQIERTRDRRPDLHQTWLDQKQ; encoded by the coding sequence ATGCGCTTCGATATTGTCAGCCTATTCCCAGACTTCTTTGAGTCGCCCCTCAAATCCGGGCTACTGGGCAGAGCTCTAAACAAAGGGATCGCTGAAGTCAAACTTACAAACCCACGGGATTTCACGACCGACAAGCATCGCAAAGTCGATGATGAGCCCTATGGTGGTGGCGTCGGCATGTTGATGAAACCTGAGCCAATTTTTGCGGCAATCGAGGCGCTGCCGATCCTCCCAAAGCGTGAAATCATCTATATGACACCCCAGGGCGAACCGATGCGCCAGGCACTGTTCAAAGAACTTACCACGTTTGATCAAGTGATTTTACTCTGTGGTCATTATGAAGGGGTGGATGAACGCGTTATGTCGATCGTCACGCGTGAAGTTTCCCTCGGGGACTTTGTACTGACCTGCGGTGAAATTCCGGCCTTGGCACTGCTCAATGGCACGATTCGTTTATTACCAGGCACGATCGGGAAAAGTGACTCCCTTAAGTATGAAAGCTTTGAAGGTGAGGGTTTACTAGACTATCCTCACTACACAAGACCACCAGAATTTCGTGGCATGGAAGTGCCACCGGTATTACGATCGGGCAACCATGCAGAGATTGCCAAGTGGCGCTACCAACAGCAGATTGAACGCACGCGCGATCGACGCCCCGATTTACATCAAACCTGGCTCGACCAAAAGCAATAA
- a CDS encoding DUF4359 domain-containing protein, which translates to MTASYSTDSQPQSQPSKPPIQTKWGLITAALLGISVTCILTKPNKQAYVDNISPHFINSIQGDVCTNLLALPKQLSGVGQIIQSSCRSGISSSAIILGEARLQEFIKYNSRRQHDCILFNVWVTEIPGKKITKVGILGQFIALPNH; encoded by the coding sequence ATGACCGCATCTTACTCTACCGATTCACAGCCTCAGTCCCAGCCATCAAAGCCCCCGATTCAAACCAAATGGGGTTTGATCACGGCGGCGTTGCTAGGGATATCCGTCACCTGCATCCTGACAAAACCCAATAAACAAGCCTACGTCGATAATATCTCTCCGCATTTTATTAATTCTATTCAGGGCGATGTTTGCACCAACTTATTGGCCTTACCCAAACAGTTAAGTGGAGTCGGTCAAATTATCCAATCTAGCTGCCGTTCCGGCATCTCGAGTAGTGCCATCATCCTTGGTGAAGCACGCTTACAAGAATTTATTAAGTACAACTCGCGCCGCCAACATGACTGCATCCTATTCAATGTTTGGGTCACCGAAATCCCCGGCAAAAAAATTACGAAGGTTGGCATTCTTGGACAGTTTATTGCCCTCCCCAATCACTAA